AAGCTGTACCTCATGCCTCCTTGTGATTGATAAACCATTTCCTGAATTATCACCTACACCAGGTGAAAGTAGCAatcaatttgaaaatatttcttccccaCCTTATGCAAAAACAGGCAAGGCAGTGATAGCATAAGCCCTACCCAACCCCAGCCATGGCTCAATGCTTCCAAGAAGTAGCTACAACCAATTTCCAGTGAGTGGCCAGACTCATGATGCTAGAACATCTGGCTTTACAGATTTCTTTTACAGAATCTGATCAACAGTTTTATGGTCGTTCACTAGCTGTATTGATTTACAGAGCAGCATAGCCACAACAAGCACTTGATAGGCTAGAGCCAGCTTGGGATGAAGACTCAAATGAAACTTGCAATTTGTGAATTTGGTTCTTTCACAGCCAGGCCAGTTTCTTCTCTCTGGGTCTTCTGAGAGCTTGAGGTCTTGTATGTGTTGCATCAAGGAAAGACCCATAGGGGGCCTTCTCTCAGAGGGGTAATTTTTGTATGAACTTTTTGTACCACATGTAGGATGTTGCAGCACATAAGCCATACCTGCAAATGGGAATGGAAGAGTCAGTCAGAAAGGGAACAAGACAGCTTCAGCGGGTGATTTTAAAGGGGGAGGGTTGGCGGACAATATTATACTGCTCTGTAGCTGCAACTTGGATTACTGGAGCATCTACCATCCACAGATCTCCAAGTATTTTCCATACATTAGGCCTTAAAAgaactcattttacagatagggaaatggaggcacagaaaggctaagtgacttgtcacaGGCCATAAAGCAAAGCAGTAGGAAAGCCAGATATTTTCGAGTCAATGCTGTTAACTCCCTCACTTTCAGTCCTCCCAGTGTTGCATAAGTCAGCCAATTTAAACTCTGGAAGCTTAAAGTAATAGTAAATGCAGGCTTACCAGGTAATTATGTACTGCATATGTTCATTCCTCAAGGTCACTCTTGTCTGGCCTCCAATGGGTCCCCCTGGGACTGTGCTCCCTATAAGTGCAATATGGTGCCACagattaaaaaatgcttaaagaatagtgtttgtacaacaccaagcacaatggggtcttggtctatgactggggctatggtaatataaattaATAGTCTGCATCGCACATGACTGTTCTAGAATCAGAACTACAATGGGGTCAGTATCTCCCCATCCTATTACCCACTGTGCCTACAAGTTTCTTGAGTTATTTGCAAAATCTACTGCAGCTGTAGAGTTGACTCTTCCCTGGGAGCTCAATGGTGaatataaaacatatttttgcTGTAGCAGCAGCATTCTATAACAGGTGCCGTTTTCCTTCTTGAGCCCAGCCACATGAAACAGGTGCTCTTATCTCTATGTGGGTGCTGGCTTGGCCCCTTGCTGAAGGAATGGAGGTGAGAACATAGAATTCTCATGCACCTTTACATACTGAGCTGTCATTCTGCAGTGCTGGTAATCTTATTCAAGATACTAAACTTGGCAAAATACAGGAAACAAAGATAGAGGTGCAATACCTGTCTGCCCCGCCTACTGTCTTGAAATGCCTGAGGTAAGTCTCTAGAGAAGTGCACTAAAGTCTAAGCCAGTTAGCAAATTAGTATTTCTACACTAAGAAAAATAAGCAAAGTACTTCTGTCAGTCACTGCACTAGGACTCCTCTGCCTCCCACAGGTATTACAGATTTCAGGGCGAGACACACTAGGCCACTCTCAAACCAAGGAGATAGGTCCATGTAAATTGGACAAGATAGACAAAGAGCTAGATTCCCCTTTGTCTTACTGAAATCTGCATCGATAAAGATGGGCTCAGCACCAGTCACCCTCGCCATAGCCTCCAGGTCACGGTAATGCCAGCGGTTCTTTTCTATGTTGTTTTCAGGCACAAAAGGCTTCCGGGTTTCTGACAGCCTCACCACTCCAACAAGGTCTATTTCGTCTCGGAtctaaaggaagggaaaaaaaaacagcagaTTTCTTTGCAGCTTATACCTTTCCAAAATTCCCTTGGGCCCTGGTGAATATTTATCTGGGTCATAAAACTCCAGCACCATCCAAGGCCCACAGAGGGGAGAACTGATGGTGCCGCAGGTTAAGACAGAGATGTGTAGCAGGGGAATAGGCAGATCAGTATCAGTTTCTCATTTTAAAGAGCACTACATTCATTCAAGCCAAAGGGGAGAAAAACTCTACCTGCTTTGAGAAGTACAATGTATCCGTCCACTTCAAGATATTGAATAGTCATGTGACTTACTATGGTGCCAAACGCATC
This genomic window from Chelonia mydas isolate rCheMyd1 chromosome 16, rCheMyd1.pri.v2, whole genome shotgun sequence contains:
- the LOC102937417 gene encoding surfeit locus protein 1 isoform X2; this translates as MELKELEYRSVKTRGYFDHSKELYILPRSLVDPERESREAGRLTSNPESGANVITPFYCTDLGITILVNRGFVPKKKVKPETRLKGQIRDEIDLVGVVRLSETRKPFVPENNIEKNRWHYRDLEAMARVTGAEPIFIDADFRSTVPGGPIGGQTRVTLRNEHMQYIITWYGLCAATSYMWYKKFIQKLPL